The genomic window TAGGAGGAAACAGAATCTCACAGTGTttacagacaaaaaaacccccaaaaaaataaaacaacaaaaggaaaaaatacccATCGGAAAAAGGATTTATTAATACATAGAAAATCCCCACAATAGTTGAAACACACTTTAGGAACTAGTAAACACGTTAAATAGAGTTGTGCCAATTACGCAGTGCCCAAGCATCTGCTTGCTCTTAATTAGATGGGGAGGTGAATGACCactgtttattttcattttcctcatTAATTATGAAAAACTGCATTTAATTCATCTTgcatggtgagagactggctgCGCAGATGTAAGTCGTAAGGGAAGTGGCTCTCTGTAGGCAACCTGAACATAGAGCTCTGCCCAAGGGGACCCCTGGGTGGCACTGCACAGTAATGCATGCCATAATTGTAATTTTTGCCGTAGTCCAAGCTTTCTTCTTGCTTCAGGGAAAATATCCCATTATAGTTAATTGGGGGAGGACTTAAGGGACCTTCAAACTGTGGGCTGGCGCACTCAGGGGAAGTGCTTTCATAGAAGGACTCGTAAGCGCTGCAGTAATTGTAAGGTTTCATGGACTTGGAGTTGTCAAGAGTCCCATGCCCCGGGGGGGTGCCgagctcagggctgtggtaAGGGGGGTAGAAGGTGGAGTAAGGTGAGCGGGTGTGATGGGCACCTTCACCTGCCTGGCCCATCAGAAAACTTCTGGCATTCAGCTGCAGGCATCCCGCCACCAAGTTTGTAGTTGGCTGGGACAGACCCTTGCACAAGTTTTGGACGAAGGTGAGCAGGTCGGGTCTCTTGCCAATTCGCAGGATCTCAGAAAGAGCCCAAATGTAGTTCTTGGCTAGTCTCAAAGTTTCTATTTTGGACAGTTTTTGTGTTTTAGAGTAACAAGGGACCACTTTCCTTAAATTGTCCAGGGCGTCGTTAAGGCCGTGCATCCGATTCCGCTCTCTCGCGTTGGCTTCTTGTCGCCTGAATTTGATCCTTTCCATCCTTATCTTGCTCGTCTTTTTTTTCCGAAGGCCCCTTCGCCTAGGCAAACCattctcatcctcctcttctctctcttcctcctcctcctctttttctgtgtCTTCTCCAGGAGATCTTTTAATATTCTTTCCTCGGAGCACAATCTGCTTCGAAAAGCTTTCTGGGTTCTTCATTTGCTTTTGGTCATCACTTTCTCGGGAAAACTTTCTGCACATCTGGGATTCTGGCATTACAACAGACTCATCAAACGGTAGTGTTAACATGGTTCTATAATCTTAAGTTACCTGAAAGAATGCCAGCACaatatttaaatatttccatttttaaagTTTGCCGACTTACACACACAACCCTCATGCGCCCTTCGTGCCTTTGCGTGCACACTCGGTGCATAGAGTCTGTGTGGGTATGTATAAATGCACAATctgtattttttattattttatacatttttttggGCATAAAATGCCAGTTGCatttgctttcatttaaaaaaaataaataaataagagctGTCCAGAATTTTAAAGTCACACAAAACATTCAGAGTCTTGCAACTACAAAACCACGTTTCCCATCAATAAGAATGGAGTAAATCAATATTTAAGTTCTACAATTAGCTCCCTGTTCGTTCATCTGATTTTTAAACAAGCCCTTCGAACCCTTGCCACCATGGAATTCAAAGAAATGCAAAACATGATAAAGCAGTACAGAAATTTCATTAATCCGAATTCCCCTGGGTGAAAAAATGAGAGCGATAGCGGTCTTAAAATTGAAAAGTGCCATATCTCTATTAGCTCAtgg from Dryobates pubescens isolate bDryPub1 chromosome 4, bDryPub1.pri, whole genome shotgun sequence includes these protein-coding regions:
- the NEUROD6 gene encoding neurogenic differentiation factor 6, with the protein product MLTLPFDESVVMPESQMCRKFSRESDDQKQMKNPESFSKQIVLRGKNIKRSPGEDTEKEEEEEEREEEDENGLPRRRGLRKKKTSKIRMERIKFRRQEANARERNRMHGLNDALDNLRKVVPCYSKTQKLSKIETLRLAKNYIWALSEILRIGKRPDLLTFVQNLCKGLSQPTTNLVAGCLQLNARSFLMGQAGEGAHHTRSPYSTFYPPYHSPELGTPPGHGTLDNSKSMKPYNYCSAYESFYESTSPECASPQFEGPLSPPPINYNGIFSLKQEESLDYGKNYNYGMHYCAVPPRGPLGQSSMFRLPTESHFPYDLHLRSQSLTMQDELNAVFHN